In a single window of the Caulobacter soli genome:
- a CDS encoding transglycosylase domain-containing protein, producing MIPQEVKTSLASAWTASRAFVVRHRLWFGAGIGALLPLVVLLVWLGSSLPISRALEPLPNRALILLDNQGQPFARRGAYKEAPVVIKALPRYVPAAFTSIEDRRFYHHIGIDFRGMARAFVVNARAHRTVQGGSTITQQLAKNAFLKPERSLRRKGQEAMIALWLELRLSKDEILSRYLSSIYFGDGVYGLGAAARHYFGKAPEQLSIGEAAMLAGMVKAPVDLDPVDHPQAAGARARLVLDAMVSTKAVTREQADAAGHVAVRTTRADLPVGGYFADWISPQVKSAFDGPGYGEVRVPTTLDSRLQRIVERAVAKDMKGAAKARVGQVAVVAMRPDGQVVAMLGGTNYRQTPFNRAVQAQRQPGSAFKLFVYLAALRDGATPDNLVVGDPITIGGWKPANYEGGGGRDMTLRDAFAQSNNIIAARVYQQAGGEAVVRAARDLGIVSPLREDDATLSLGTAETNLLELTGAYAAVAAGKMPVRPYGRPATTPAADVKPLEPFAHDALLDLMGAVVEQGTGRAARLGQKAYGKTGTTQDYRDALFVGFTGDLVVGVWVGNDDHSPMTRMVGGDLPARIWRDVMTAGLKAGLVARDGPPEPRYAPRPETVEDAPRPKRVPKWLRRIFGL from the coding sequence ATGATCCCACAGGAGGTGAAGACATCGCTGGCGTCCGCCTGGACGGCCTCGCGCGCCTTCGTCGTGCGTCATCGGCTGTGGTTCGGGGCGGGCATCGGGGCGCTGCTGCCGCTGGTGGTCCTGCTGGTCTGGCTGGGCTCCAGCCTGCCGATCTCACGGGCCTTGGAGCCCTTGCCCAATCGCGCCCTGATCCTGCTGGACAACCAGGGCCAGCCGTTCGCCCGGCGCGGGGCCTACAAGGAGGCGCCGGTGGTCATCAAGGCGCTGCCCAGGTACGTGCCGGCCGCCTTCACCTCGATCGAGGATCGCCGGTTCTACCACCACATCGGCATCGACTTCCGGGGCATGGCGCGGGCCTTCGTCGTCAACGCCAGGGCCCACCGCACCGTCCAGGGCGGCAGCACCATAACCCAGCAACTGGCCAAGAACGCCTTCCTCAAGCCTGAGCGTAGCCTGCGCCGCAAGGGCCAGGAGGCGATGATCGCCCTGTGGCTGGAGCTGCGGCTGTCCAAGGACGAGATCCTGTCGCGCTACCTCTCCAGCATCTATTTCGGCGACGGGGTCTATGGTCTGGGCGCGGCGGCGCGGCACTATTTCGGCAAGGCTCCCGAGCAACTGTCGATCGGCGAGGCGGCGATGCTGGCCGGCATGGTCAAGGCGCCGGTCGACCTGGACCCCGTCGACCATCCCCAGGCGGCTGGCGCGCGGGCCCGGCTGGTGCTGGACGCCATGGTCTCGACCAAGGCCGTCACCCGCGAGCAGGCCGACGCGGCCGGCCATGTCGCCGTGCGCACCACCCGCGCCGACCTGCCGGTGGGCGGCTATTTCGCCGACTGGATTTCGCCGCAGGTCAAGTCAGCCTTCGACGGTCCGGGCTATGGCGAGGTCCGCGTGCCCACCACCCTGGACAGCCGCCTGCAGCGCATCGTCGAGCGGGCGGTGGCCAAGGACATGAAGGGCGCGGCCAAGGCCAGGGTCGGGCAGGTGGCGGTGGTGGCCATGCGCCCGGACGGCCAGGTCGTGGCCATGCTGGGCGGCACGAACTATCGCCAGACCCCGTTCAACCGCGCCGTCCAGGCCCAGCGCCAGCCCGGCAGCGCGTTCAAGCTGTTCGTCTACCTGGCCGCCCTGCGCGACGGGGCCACGCCCGACAACCTGGTGGTCGGCGATCCGATCACCATCGGCGGCTGGAAGCCCGCCAATTACGAGGGCGGCGGCGGGCGCGACATGACCCTGCGCGACGCCTTCGCCCAGTCCAACAACATCATCGCCGCGCGGGTCTATCAGCAGGCCGGCGGCGAGGCGGTGGTGCGGGCGGCGCGGGACCTGGGGATCGTCTCGCCGCTGCGCGAGGACGACGCCACCCTGTCTCTGGGCACGGCCGAGACCAACCTGCTGGAGCTGACCGGCGCCTACGCCGCCGTGGCGGCGGGCAAGATGCCGGTTCGCCCCTATGGCCGGCCCGCCACGACCCCAGCGGCGGACGTCAAGCCGCTGGAGCCCTTCGCCCACGACGCCCTGCTGGACCTGATGGGCGCGGTGGTCGAGCAAGGCACCGGCCGCGCCGCGCGCCTGGGCCAGAAGGCCTATGGCAAGACCGGCACCACCCAGGACTATCGCGACGCCCTGTTCGTCGGCTTCACCGGCGACCTGGTGGTCGGGGTCTGGGTCGGCAACGACGACCACTCGCCGATGACCCGCATGGTCGGCGGGGACCTTCCGGCCCGCATCTGGCGCGACGTGATGACGGCGGGGCTGAAGGCCGGGCTGGTGGCCCGGGACGGACCACCGGAGCCGCGCTATGCGCCGCGGCCGGAGACCGTCGAGGATGCGCCGCGTCCGAAGCGTGTGCCGAAATGGCTGCGGCGGATCTTCGGGCTGTAA
- a CDS encoding sensor histidine kinase, translating to MSDEGSDKAVLERAGAYFLSIVEASRDCIRVISPEGFVEFMNARGQALFEIEDFAGRNRSRYWPDMWPAESRASVEQALRAAMNGEAAAFRAPCPTAKGDPRWWDTTVSPILEDGRVIRVLATSRDITGEIRAETHRQLLVNELNHRVKNTLATIQSIANQSLRNAGVDLAVRAAFEGRLMAIAATHNVLTDENWSSASLRQIIDGSVTPYRDHPGQLTILGDDLMVSPKPAVVLALAFHELAINALKYGALSAAGGHVDIGWSVAGGDQLDITWTEQGGPPVRPPERRGFGSRIVELALPSELSGEVDLDYRADGLRCRIRAPLTALDRIDAFMPLS from the coding sequence GTGTCGGACGAGGGATCGGACAAGGCCGTTCTTGAACGAGCGGGCGCGTATTTCCTCAGCATCGTGGAGGCCAGTCGCGACTGCATCCGGGTGATCAGTCCCGAGGGCTTCGTCGAATTCATGAACGCCCGGGGCCAGGCGCTGTTCGAGATCGAGGATTTCGCGGGCCGCAATCGCAGCCGCTACTGGCCCGACATGTGGCCGGCCGAAAGCCGGGCCAGTGTCGAGCAGGCCCTGCGCGCCGCGATGAACGGCGAGGCCGCCGCCTTCCGCGCCCCTTGCCCCACCGCCAAGGGCGATCCGCGCTGGTGGGACACCACGGTGTCGCCGATCCTGGAGGACGGCCGGGTGATCCGGGTGCTGGCCACCTCGCGCGACATCACCGGCGAGATCCGCGCCGAGACCCATCGCCAGTTGTTGGTCAACGAGCTGAACCACCGGGTGAAGAACACCCTAGCCACCATCCAGTCGATCGCCAACCAGTCGCTGCGCAACGCCGGCGTCGACCTGGCGGTGCGCGCCGCGTTCGAGGGACGGCTGATGGCGATCGCCGCCACCCACAACGTGCTGACCGACGAGAACTGGTCGTCGGCCAGCCTGCGCCAGATCATCGACGGCTCGGTCACGCCCTATCGCGACCATCCCGGCCAGCTGACCATCCTCGGCGACGACCTGATGGTCTCGCCCAAGCCGGCCGTGGTGCTGGCCCTGGCTTTCCACGAACTGGCGATCAACGCCCTGAAGTACGGCGCCCTGTCGGCGGCGGGCGGGCATGTCGACATCGGCTGGTCGGTGGCGGGCGGCGACCAGCTGGACATTACCTGGACCGAACAGGGCGGTCCGCCCGTCCGGCCCCCCGAACGACGAGGGTTCGGCTCGCGGATCGTCGAACTGGCCCTGCCCAGCGAGCTGAGCGGCGAGGTCGACCTTGACTACCGCGCCGACGGTCTGCGCTGCCGCATCCGCGCGCCGTTGACGGCCCTGGACAGGATCGACGCCTTCATGCCGCTGTCCTGA
- a CDS encoding pectate lyase, translating to MPLSPLTRRRLLATTTATFAAAAAMAPLKALAQGTPPSKDQVLATMKKASTFMAEKAAYEGGYVWSYLPDFSRRFGEMEAFPTMIWVQPPGTATMGHLFLDAYHATGDDYYYQAAAKAAQALIKIQHPAGGWNYMGDLAGPESLKKWYDTIGKNGWRLEEFQHYYGNATFDDEGTAESCQLMLRIYLEKKDKAFKPALDKAIQFVLDAQYPNGGWPQRFPLSGGFENHGHADYTGYITFNDGVVDENIKFLIMVWQTLGDKRVLDPIQRAMDIYVAAQQPMPQPGWGLQHTVADLKPAGARTYEPKAFASHTTAGNLENLMDYYELTGDPKYLARVPEAIDWLASLKLDDKIAPGRPRYPTFIEIGTGDPLYVHRRGSNVFNGEYFVDKHWENTIVHYSSFRAVNIDKLRKRYAALKATPPEVASKDSPLKVKGGSRALPRYFTTKSISVSDLNVGALKTSDKTSEADAAKLMAELNAEGWWPTAMKAVSNPYIGDGSTTVTPGEFSMTRVGDPTDTSPYIADVPKPGISTGAYIENMAALIRYVTA from the coding sequence ATGCCGCTTAGCCCCCTCACCCGCCGCCGCCTGCTGGCGACGACCACCGCCACCTTCGCCGCCGCCGCGGCCATGGCCCCGCTGAAGGCCTTGGCCCAGGGCACGCCGCCGTCCAAGGACCAGGTCCTGGCGACGATGAAGAAGGCCTCGACCTTCATGGCCGAGAAGGCCGCCTACGAGGGTGGTTACGTCTGGAGCTACCTGCCCGACTTCTCGCGCCGGTTCGGCGAGATGGAGGCCTTCCCGACCATGATCTGGGTCCAGCCGCCCGGCACGGCGACCATGGGCCACCTGTTCCTGGACGCCTATCACGCCACCGGCGACGACTACTACTACCAGGCCGCCGCCAAGGCCGCCCAGGCCCTGATCAAGATCCAGCACCCGGCGGGCGGCTGGAACTACATGGGCGACCTGGCCGGGCCGGAGTCGCTGAAGAAGTGGTACGACACCATCGGCAAGAACGGCTGGCGGCTCGAGGAATTCCAGCACTACTACGGCAACGCCACCTTCGACGACGAGGGCACGGCCGAGAGCTGCCAGCTGATGCTGCGCATCTATTTGGAAAAGAAGGACAAGGCCTTCAAGCCGGCGCTGGACAAGGCCATCCAGTTCGTCCTCGACGCCCAGTATCCGAACGGCGGCTGGCCCCAGCGCTTCCCGCTGTCGGGCGGCTTCGAGAACCACGGCCACGCCGACTACACCGGCTACATCACCTTCAACGACGGTGTCGTCGACGAGAACATCAAGTTCCTGATCATGGTCTGGCAGACCCTGGGCGACAAACGGGTTCTGGACCCGATCCAGCGCGCCATGGACATCTATGTCGCCGCCCAGCAGCCGATGCCGCAGCCCGGCTGGGGCCTGCAGCACACCGTGGCCGACCTCAAGCCGGCCGGCGCGCGCACCTACGAGCCCAAGGCTTTCGCCAGCCACACCACGGCCGGCAACCTCGAAAACCTGATGGACTACTACGAGCTGACGGGCGACCCGAAGTACCTGGCCCGCGTGCCCGAGGCCATCGACTGGCTGGCCAGTCTGAAGCTGGACGACAAGATCGCCCCCGGCCGGCCGCGCTATCCCACCTTCATCGAGATCGGCACGGGCGATCCGCTCTACGTGCACCGCCGCGGCTCCAACGTGTTCAACGGCGAGTACTTCGTCGACAAGCACTGGGAGAACACGATCGTCCACTACTCGTCGTTCCGCGCGGTCAATATCGACAAGCTGCGCAAGCGCTACGCGGCGCTGAAGGCCACCCCGCCCGAGGTCGCCAGCAAGGACTCGCCGCTGAAGGTCAAGGGCGGCAGCCGCGCCCTGCCCCGCTACTTCACGACCAAGAGCATTTCGGTGTCGGACCTCAACGTCGGCGCTCTGAAGACCAGCGACAAGACGTCCGAAGCCGATGCCGCCAAACTGATGGCCGAACTGAACGCCGAGGGCTGGTGGCCCACCGCGATGAAGGCGGTCAGCAACCCCTATATCGGCGACGGCTCGACGACCGTGACCCCGGGCGAGTTCTCGATGACCCGCGTGGGCGACCCCACCGACACCTCGCCCTACATCGCCGACGTGCCCAAGCCGGGCATCTCGACGGGGGCCTATATCGAGAACATGGCGGCGCTGATCCGGTACGTGACGGCGTAG
- the pcaF gene encoding 3-oxoadipyl-CoA thiolase, which produces MTEAFICDAIRTPIGRYGGALSSVRADDLAAIPIKALMDRNGGVDWTALDDVVLGCANQAGEDNRNVARMAALLAGLPTTASGSTVNRLCGSGLDALGVAARAIKAGEAQLMLAGGVESMSRAPFVMGKADSAFSRNAEIFDTTIGWRFVNPAMRKAYGVDSMPETAENVADDWKVSRADQNAFALRSQARAAAAQGSGRFDAEIVSVTLPQRKGDPMVVSRDEHPRATTIEALSALKPIVRPDGTITAGNASGVNDGAASLIVASEAAAKAHGLTPRARILGVAAAGVEPRVMGIGPVPATKKLLARLGLSIGDIDVVELNEAFAAQGLAVLRDLGLPDDGEHVNPNGGAIALGHPLGMSGARLGLTLVEELHRRGARYGLATMCIGVGQGIAMVVERV; this is translated from the coding sequence GTGACCGAAGCCTTCATCTGCGACGCCATCCGCACGCCGATCGGACGCTATGGCGGCGCGTTGTCGAGCGTGCGGGCCGATGACCTGGCGGCGATCCCGATCAAGGCGCTGATGGACCGCAATGGCGGCGTCGACTGGACCGCGCTGGACGACGTGGTGCTGGGCTGCGCCAACCAGGCCGGCGAGGACAACCGCAACGTCGCGCGCATGGCCGCCCTGCTGGCCGGCCTGCCGACCACCGCCTCGGGCTCGACCGTCAACCGCCTGTGCGGCTCGGGCCTGGACGCCCTCGGCGTGGCCGCCCGCGCCATCAAGGCCGGCGAGGCCCAGCTGATGCTCGCCGGCGGCGTCGAAAGCATGAGCCGCGCCCCGTTCGTGATGGGCAAGGCCGACAGCGCCTTCTCGCGCAACGCCGAGATCTTCGACACCACGATCGGCTGGCGCTTCGTCAATCCGGCCATGCGCAAGGCCTACGGCGTGGATTCCATGCCCGAGACCGCCGAGAACGTCGCCGACGACTGGAAGGTCAGCCGCGCCGATCAGAACGCTTTCGCCCTGCGCAGCCAGGCCCGCGCGGCCGCCGCGCAAGGCTCGGGCCGCTTCGACGCCGAGATCGTCTCCGTCACCCTGCCCCAGCGCAAGGGCGACCCGATGGTGGTCTCCAGGGACGAGCACCCGCGCGCCACCACGATCGAGGCGCTGTCGGCGCTGAAGCCCATCGTCCGCCCCGATGGCACGATCACGGCCGGCAACGCCTCGGGCGTCAATGACGGCGCGGCGTCGTTGATCGTCGCCTCGGAGGCGGCCGCCAAGGCCCACGGCCTGACGCCCCGCGCCCGCATCCTGGGCGTCGCCGCCGCCGGGGTCGAGCCGCGCGTCATGGGGATCGGCCCCGTGCCGGCCACCAAGAAGCTGTTGGCGCGCCTGGGCCTGTCGATCGGCGACATCGACGTGGTCGAGCTGAACGAAGCCTTCGCCGCCCAGGGCCTGGCCGTGCTGCGCGACCTGGGCCTGCCCGACGACGGCGAGCACGTGAACCCCAACGGCGGCGCGATCGCCCTGGGCCACCCGCTGGGCATGAGCGGCGCGCGGCTGGGCCTGACCCTGGTCGAGGAACTGCACCGGCGCGGCGCCCGCTACGGCCTGGCGACCATGTGCATCGGCGTCGGCCA